A genomic window from Elaeis guineensis isolate ETL-2024a chromosome 3, EG11, whole genome shotgun sequence includes:
- the LOC105041388 gene encoding uroporphyrinogen-III synthase, chloroplastic isoform X2 — translation MQIGSPLFYMNFYWESFMIDPFLFPDTPFDWIVITSPEAGSVFLDAWKAAGKPKVRIGVVGSGTASIFHDILQLPDQSLEIAFSPSKATGKILALELPKYGHKNFTVLYPASVKAGNEIEEGLSGRGFEVMRLNTYNTVPIQDVDQMVLKQALSAPVVAVASPSAVRAWIYLISKLENWDHSVACIGETTALVAKRLGLKNVYYPTNPGFEGWVDSILEALRIHDELQKALVC, via the exons ATGCAGATAGGCTCACCACTCTTCTACATG AATTTCTATTGGGAAAGCTTCATGATTGATCCCTTCTTGTTTCCAGACACTCCGTTTGATTGGATTGTCATAACTTCTCCGGAAGCTGGTTCGGTGTTTCTTGATGCATGGAA GGCTGCTGGAAAACCCAAAGTGCGAATTGGGGTGGTTGGATCTGGTACAGCAAGTATTTTCCATGACATATTGCAATTACCTGACCAATCTCTTGAAATTGCATTTTCTCCTTCAAAAG CAACAGGAAAAATATTGGCTTTGGAGCTCCCAAAGTATGGTCACAAGAATTTTACAGTTTTATATCCTGCATCTGTGAAGGCTGGCAATGAAATTG AAGAAGGCCTTTCTGGTCGAGGATTTGAGGTCATGAGGCTCAATACATACAACACT GTACCTATACAAGATGTAGACCAGATGGTTCTAAAACAAGCTCTTTCTGCTCCAGTTGTTGCAGTAGCCTCTCCTTCTGCAGTGCG AGCCTGGATTTATCTCATCTCAAAATTGGAGAATTGGGACCACTCTGTTGCTTGCATTGGTGAGACAACTGCTTTGGTTGCAAAGAGATTAGGCCTCAAGAATGTATATTATCCAACAAACCCTGGTTTCGAAGG GTGGGTTGACAGCATCCTTGAAGCTCTAAGAATTCACGACGAACTCCAGAAG GCTCTAGTTTGTTGA
- the LOC105041388 gene encoding uroporphyrinogen-III synthase, chloroplastic isoform X1 — translation MASLVFLSSPPPSPPLLPPSSPLSKSRPPFSSLGLRASSSSPSSSPTPKPKPKVVVTRERGKNAKLVGALAKHNIHCVEFPLIKHTKGPDADRLTTLLHDTPFDWIVITSPEAGSVFLDAWKAAGKPKVRIGVVGSGTASIFHDILQLPDQSLEIAFSPSKATGKILALELPKYGHKNFTVLYPASVKAGNEIEEGLSGRGFEVMRLNTYNTVPIQDVDQMVLKQALSAPVVAVASPSAVRAWIYLISKLENWDHSVACIGETTALVAKRLGLKNVYYPTNPGFEGWVDSILEALRIHDELQKALVC, via the exons ATGGCCTCGCTCGTTTTCCTCTCTTCCCCTCCTCCTTCTCcgcctcttcttcctccttcgtCTCCTCTATCGAAGAGCAGACCTCCTTTCTCTTCGCTCGGGCTCCGAGCGTCCTCGTCCTCACCCTCTTCTTCACCGACTCCCAAGCCGAAGCCCAAGGTCGTCGTCACCAGAGAGCGAGGCAAGAATGCCAAGCTCGTAGGCGCCCTG GCAAAGCATAACATCCACTGTGTAGAGTTTCCTCTGATTAAGCACACGAAAGGGCCAGATGCAGATAGGCTCACCACTCTTCTACATG ACACTCCGTTTGATTGGATTGTCATAACTTCTCCGGAAGCTGGTTCGGTGTTTCTTGATGCATGGAA GGCTGCTGGAAAACCCAAAGTGCGAATTGGGGTGGTTGGATCTGGTACAGCAAGTATTTTCCATGACATATTGCAATTACCTGACCAATCTCTTGAAATTGCATTTTCTCCTTCAAAAG CAACAGGAAAAATATTGGCTTTGGAGCTCCCAAAGTATGGTCACAAGAATTTTACAGTTTTATATCCTGCATCTGTGAAGGCTGGCAATGAAATTG AAGAAGGCCTTTCTGGTCGAGGATTTGAGGTCATGAGGCTCAATACATACAACACT GTACCTATACAAGATGTAGACCAGATGGTTCTAAAACAAGCTCTTTCTGCTCCAGTTGTTGCAGTAGCCTCTCCTTCTGCAGTGCG AGCCTGGATTTATCTCATCTCAAAATTGGAGAATTGGGACCACTCTGTTGCTTGCATTGGTGAGACAACTGCTTTGGTTGCAAAGAGATTAGGCCTCAAGAATGTATATTATCCAACAAACCCTGGTTTCGAAGG GTGGGTTGACAGCATCCTTGAAGCTCTAAGAATTCACGACGAACTCCAGAAG GCTCTAGTTTGTTGA